The DNA region TCGTTTGCTAGCTTCAACTTCTTTACTGCGCAATAATTTGTTTCCCTTGATCTCAGCAAGTTCACAAACAGTATGTGAAGTGTGGATTGCTGACCACCAGCATATTAGTAGTAACAAGCTTCCTGTGTAATCCCAAGTGATTTTGTTAAAAGAAGACTATGTAGCTGCTGACTAACTGCAGACTCGTAATTATAATAATGGTGTAAGTCATCAGCTTAAGTGAATGTACATTTCCTAATAAACATGCTGATCAAGCAATAATTGATGAAACTCGTTACAATTCTAACTCATATGACTCTGCTTGAATTGTGGAGGAATGAAATCATTCCTGTTTCCTTAAGGCGAACATACAGGAAGGCGTTCGACATGACAAACTGCACATTTCTAACATCTTAAAATCGTTTCGTTAAACTAATAGAAATCACAGTCACTATGGCCTTGTTATCTCTAATCTGCGAACAGGTGCTGGATATTCGGAGTTTCTTGGATGGGAGAAAGAGCATTATTCCTTAAGTCTTCGTCCCATTGTGACTTCCTGCATAATAGACGAATGTCATAGAAGACATAATTCAAATTACAACACACCACTGGCCTTACAACTCGATGCTATTCGTAATGTAGTAAACCTTGTAGCTTCCAAAATACAGCAATTAAGAATGAGGGATGAATGTTAAGGTTAGTTGGATACGCGTTACCGCCCagtcaaaaacaaaaaagtatTTTGGTTAATGACggttctaaataaataataccatGCAGTTATTCAACAATTTATTGTTCAACCATTAGTCAAACCAAATACGACAAACAAATGTTCCTATCTACATGGTGATAATATTTTGTTCTTTTTgaatagatcacgtacagaatTTTCCGAAATATAGCATTCAGTTTAGTTTCGAAAACAGTGTTTCTGGCTCTGGAAGaatgcttcaattcacaatcaagaATTTACGATTCCAGTTAATCCAAGTAACGGAATCAATATGGCAGCCGTCATAGTCATACATGTAGTTCAAAAAATTTAAACTCAGTAAAGACATAGGAAAAACAATTACCATAATTAAACATGTTATAAGAcctcaaatggaatcaaaagaTTGAAGAGACTTACACCTGAAGGAATCAGAAAGAATGAATCATGCCAGTGTGTACGGGGAAGGATTCTCATTCACAGAACCTTCCGAAAGGATCTTACAACCACAGCTTTGAAAGTTTGATAGACTACAAGCTTAATGGTTATCTCAGCCTCCTGAGTCTCACTGAAGTTTAAAAACGTTTTAAATATTTAGTCAACGCAGCTTCATGACACTCGGAATCAGTAGTCTTGTCATTTTTATCTGAATAatcaaaaatgaaagaaaaaaatgctCAGATTGTCACATTAGTCAACATTGAACATATTATCACAATACAATATCTAAATTACGTAATCAGAACATGATTCCAAGTTTATCCTTACTTCGTACTCACGATATAAGTCCCATGAACGAAAAGAGTCATTATGGCACCTAAGTGGAGGCTTTTAGTGGCCCGTTGATCTGAATCCATTTTAGagcgtatggaagatggctgggaagccaactccaatTCAGGCCGGGCATTACTcgatatttataggcagacaaaataaactacagacatgtgatgagtcatgggacatgaagtgtacacacacatacgctcatatgaaaacagtcaaggctaataggcgaataattaacaaggtcaaaacatgactcaagtagaacgaatagaatggaatgtccggaaaCTAGAATAAAAGATATTATGGGCTAAAACTAGTGACTAACACTACATAGCCCCCTCGTAGAAAAtagcacatttaaaaaatgtctgttttcgaaaataacacTGAAGTGATAAGAAGCTAACGTTAACAATAAGTAGCCAAAAAAAATTGTACAACACTCGATAAAGTACAGTGTCACATGAGGGATGAgtgtattatatgaaaatgtcatacttatgcaaaagaatacatgaatatagaaaagacgcggacaaaaatggaaacgTTAGCATGAGAATATGAGCTAATTAATTAGCGTACAAAAAATTAACATGTACTAATGCTATGACTgtctgaacgataaaataacacgtttgtatgagtgattcaaattatcgtgaaaatagtaataaattgtttgtgGGTATGACAGGGAAATAAATCGTTAAAATGAGTACAGTAGAATATGACAGAAATTGGTCTGTGATGCTGACGAAATAGTGAAATACGTTGAATATATGTTCTGTTGAGCCGCAGCACAATAAATAGCATCGACTAGCGatgagtgaattcgaatttaaaTGCGTAACTCCCGTTCGTAGGATGATAATAGGTAAGTCGTGAAGTGGTAACTGCATCGACGGGTGATATTCGTTGctgtactgcaattgataatattcataaaatttgAAGTCAGTGGATGTTGTCGTCTGCGTTATGACAAATGCACCGAGTTATCGTTGAATGTGTATTAGTAGAATGACCAGAGGAACAGAATAGTGACTGAGTAGACGAGGTACATAGAGTCGTATTCCTTTTTGGTCATGAAGCCTAGAGTGGTTTGTGTGGTTTGAGGGAGATGCGCTCGATCTCGTTTGTTGCAAAACCGTACCAAGGCATGACAATAATACCAATACATATGGTTAGCGATGGCGACATATGAGACTGACTTGGATGTAACGAACAAGAGTGTATCTTTGAGAGACTAGCTCTAAACTCTATGTTCTGATATACAGTGCGACGGGAATAGAATAGAATAGTAGTTGCAGTACTCGAATAGCGTTTTCGAGTGATAAGTGATGCAGAATGTAGTTATGCACGTGGAAGAATAGATCAAATGAACGTAATGGTTACTAATCAGTTAGTTAGAGGCATCCACAAACATAATAGGAGGCGActtcgaaatgaaaaatgtatgttgTGATAACATAAATTGCTGACCTCGACTAAGTGAATGAATGCAATATTAGATCAAAATGACATGAAAAATTGGAACGAACTCACTTAAAGCAGGAAAATTTCACGTTTTTGAATAGAAATATTCCAATGAGTTTTAGATGTCATTACGTAGAgtggaattttcataaaatgataatttgttcgGTGAGTGATATGATTGCGAAAATGTCAATTTAGTGACAGCACGAACAAGATTAATAATTCCACATTCGGtcatgatattgataataatgtaataataagtatataatgataatttgaatcgtaATTGAACAAACCGACGAATGGATCAATGGGAATGGTTGATATGAGTACAAAGTATCGATAAGATAATACGACTTGAGCATGTCCATACCATGATGCACAGGCTTTGCTGATTGCATCGGATTGGATATTGCGCTGGCTTCGCTGAATTTGTTCGTCGAACGTATAGAGTGCAGAAGTTCCTTCATCGACGTAGCTTGCTGCATTGCGTTCGTCGTCGGCGGGCTTGCCACTTATTTAGAGGCCTGTAGTTTGATTTCGTCCCCATTTGGATCGACGATATTCGTTGAagggctcaccactttagtggcccgttgATCTGAATCCATTTTAGagcgtatggaagatggctgggaagccaactccaatTCAGGCCGGGCATTACTcgatatttataggcagacaaaataaactacagacatgtgatgagtcatgggacatgaagtgtacacacacatacgctcatatgaaaacagtcaaggctaataggcgaataattaacaaggtcaaaacatgactcaagtagaacgaatagaatggaatgtccggaaactagaataaaagatattatgggctaaaactaatgaccaaCACTACAGGCTATAGAAAGAAGAAAATATGCgaaatattgtttttttacAAACTATGAGACTCCTGCAGTACATAACACCAATAGTCAATCTTTGAAGGTGGTATTCATTCGATGAGCCATCTTTTGCACCGTACGATTCAGTCTCATTTCAGTAGCCAAATATTCATGCATTAAGGTTTTTTCATCCGGCTTCAGCGGCAAAAATGTCGTTATTGCACTCCGAATAAAATGAACGGACGAGTTTAAGGTAATAAATAAACCAACATTTGCGATAATCTAATGTTGCCTGCTAGTTGGCATCGTGTTACTCATGCTCCGTTCACGTTTCATATTAAAAAGGATGGGAGGCTAGGTGGCCTGttttagtcctggcaatggtggtctcaaccgatccaactttcttttgaaagcgtCGACAGATGGAGCTTAAATCGCTTGTCAGggtaatgaattccatttgTCGATGATTCGtggggaaagtcgatagtcagatGACAAATAATTTTCTCTCAGCTTGTGAGCATTTTCAGAGTGTCTTTGGaggttctttgttttgaaaaacaagaaaagtGAGAACATATCACATGAAAGtttatcactaagtaatttCAAAACTTTGACAAAGTCGCCATCGGTTCTTCTATATGACAATGAAAAAGTTTTAGTTCAGCCAGCAGAGCATTATACGGGAGCTTTACTGTTCTGGGAATCAGATTAGTCGTGGGGTTTTAAACCTCTTCGAACGGTTCACTTTCCCTTTCTCGTCATGGGCTCGCCGCTTGTGAATGGTTTTTGAATTTAGGATAAACTAACACTATAAAAAGTCAGAAAGCTTTCAACATCGATGTGGCCAAATGTCCCACGTACTGACCATAAGCTTATGAAATCTTTGTCGGTTATCtctcggcagtgtgcagtagttttaaagtcttgactaacgatgactcctacgTCGTTGTGTGTCTGGACAACGGACAGTTTACTGTTATTTATCGTAAATATATCTGTGCCTTTATGATCAATAGACATCAcaatacacttggaagtattcATCAACAACTACCAAACTTTAGACCATTCAGAAAATTTATTCAGGCCATTTTTAGGCCTTAAACTATCACCTCTATTTTTTATtgctctccatatcttgacatcgttaGCGTGAAAGGAAAGGTACTAAAATAATGTGTGTTTATCAGTAGTGATTGTGAGGTAGAAGTAAATAGTATGACATTTCGGAAGAGTACAAGGGGTTTATGTTCGTGCGATGCGTCAAGTAAGGTAAATGACTTTAGAATACGGGTCTCTTTAGCTCAAATAAATGACTAAATCCTAGTGTACAGGATTCATAGAAATGAATTTTAACTtggaatttttatttatattacaaGCAGGTCAGTGCGACTAAATGATTAACCAAGCTGAATCAAAAGTGCGAGAGAACAGTAATTTCATGTTACTGCCCACATTGTGGTTGACTCTTGTGAGGATAAGATACATCAAAAGCATAACATTTTAAACATAATCTTAAAAGACCCTGCAGTCTAGgctaaaatataaaaaacagCTCCTAACTAGTTGAGACCGATGAGTTGAACATCATAAAGTTTTTATTACCGTTTTGTAACCTCCTTACTCAAGTGAAAATTATTAGTTTGAGGCTGAATAACAATAAAGACACGAAATTTATCAGTCATTCCTAGTACGTTAATCCTTCTACACTATGTGTGTTTTTATTTGTCGTGAATGCACTTATACTTGACCTACATATTAGGCGCTAGGTTTGTAGTCGTTGCACATGGGAGTGGGTTGTGtacatttgttattttaatCCCTTATTTTAGACCGTTCAGCATCTTTTTCTGTTCGAGCACATAACGGGGTTTGGGTTATTTCGAGTGAAGGAATTTGACGAAATAACTAGTAGTTTTAAAGCTCTTCCCAATGCTTTCATCAAACCGGTCGCTTTTGTCCATTTTAAGTCTGTCCAGGAGGCTGTAGAAAATGTTCAAGCTATCGTTAGCGGAAACCTCTCTGAATTGCTCAGGCAGTTTCTAAGGAGAAATGTGCCGACGGTCGACTGTGTGTTGGGAGTCAGTGACGAAAAATTGGGCAAATCTATACTGTGAGTTCTCTAAATATTCGTTAATTTAGGCTTTGTGAATAATTGATACTTATTAAATAAGGTGTATGGTGAAATTGTCTTAGTCCCCTTGTACAAGTGTGGAAGTGTTAGGTGGATGTatcttatttaaattcataagtaACCGGTAATCTTTTCAACAAGGTTGGATACCGATTACTTTGACTCCCTGTTATTGTTAAATTGTTTTCTTTGTCAATATAATATAGTAACTCGGACCAACGCATGTGTGCGTCGTAGCGTTTTTCCAAGTGGTGCAAGGACTGTCGCAGAATGTACGACCTAAGTAGATGTTATACGAATATAAGAAATAGCTAAAACAGGAGTGACTGAATATGGTAAACATTTAAATTGAggttaaaattataatttgataTTGGAGACACTGTTCTGATTGTGAAGCTCTTTTACGAAACCTTTCTAAACATTTCGTTCTAGTGTCAATCTAAGAAATTCCATCCTTTTCCTGCCCTTCATCCCAGTTTCAACACCCATTATTTAATAACCTTTTAATCCTATATTTATTAAGACTGTAGtacatcaaatacataatttaaaatatcTCAATCAATGCTCAAAAACCTGACCAAAAAACACTTAAGAACTACAGCaatgttattgttgtttttgtGTGGTAATTAAATCATTTCCTGATATCCTAATATCAAGATGTATTTCGTCCATCATATGGTGTTGCAGATTATCGTTACTGATCCAAATGAGATGTCTTTTTCTTCATATAAGTCACGGAACTAGTGTTAAATTGTGCAATAAACTAGTTCGTTCTAAGTTACCGAAAGTTTACTTACATTTAGATGAAAATTTAAATATAATACTGTGGCACTTCAGATGTACATAACTTAAGGCGTGAGAAGAACATTCTTATCACAGAAGAAAAAATAAACGATAGATGAAAATgacaataatattaaaaatgataaaCTAGGATTCCAACCGTAGCTCTTATATAGATGTGTTAATCGGGTTTTCTGAAATCATACAGCTCAACTATATCGGTAGAAACAAGTGTTCCGTTAGCTCCTACTATACGAGCCAGGTCGATAGAAAATGTTAATACTACAAAACAACATAAGTTCTGAGGATGGTGTTGCAATGTTATTCTAAAGGGTTATGCATGTCTCTTCTGTGTTGAATTATAATAGACGGTTGCTTGTGCACTGCCCAACTAGACAAGACTGTAGGAACTCAGAAAGAGAGGAGCGCGCTGTTGCCTATTCGTCGTCTCTGTCTACACTCacactagtattcgatcacatgtgtcttcgaaacattgctcttATATCCTGAGACCATCGAAtgagtaacacagttgttaggaaatgggtactaggtaaggatggcaaatcagttgatgaagtggtgaaactttatcagttgagatggctgggacatgtgttacgtatgcccaaccacctactgcctcgacgtgcgatgttcagtggtataggagtaggcggccaaaacatggtacaaatccatgaagtcactgacaagtggactgagccatgttggtatgtgtagactacctggttggggaccgcgagatgatagcaaccgatggttagacgttgaatgacatggctcaaaatcgtttgcaatggcgcgggtgcatccactctttgtgttctcccgaattctagtctgaattcttcatgtcctttattctctttccaaatttatttcactggattatactcattgaataacatcttcaaatgctaatctttccgattactgcttgtactcttactacctttaccacaatgggatttgaatcgacaattgtatctgtgtgctaatgtggtatggcaactcgaacttatgtacgaagttccacgttgtaactgactgacacACACTAAATTTTACACAATCCCTTCCGTCGTCCTTATAAAGCCTAACGAGTTATATTTCTGAATTTTCTTTGGTCTTAGtggcaaaaacaaaatgaacagCAACCCTTTATCCTTGAAGCTTCTTGTTTTATCAGCTTGAATTTAGCTTATCTTAACCAACTAACAAGCTCGCTTACACTAGAAACCGTATATTTTGTGTCTTGAGTTTTGCATATTAAAGTGAGCGGTGTTACTAGCCTCGTCAGACAAAATAGCAGTTTTCCATCTTTTGCTCCTCGTTTTTCGTCAGctttttattatgtttattcaaCAACAAATTCGTACAATTCATACATTCACATTTCAGTAGCCGTACATTAATCATGCGAATGGTTGTCTAACGTGAGAATTGTTTGTTCCTCTCTGTTCACAAGACATCACAAAACTACTTGTATCATTCTGAACTACAAGCCTGCGTATTAGAACAGATCTCACGTACGATTGTGAACTATCAAAAGGATGTTGGTCAATTTATCATACTATTATATACAAAATGGAAGATTTATTGATTAGATGATTTAGTTTTTGGCTTCATAAATTTTCCGGAGTTTGGTGACTTAGTTTAATCTGTGGTACTCTAGATGTTAACCTGTGCGTAATTGATAAGTACATTCAAACAGCTTAACCTTAACTGAAATGCTTTATTCCCATTAAGATCACTACTTCCTACATTTAAAGGGCTTGTGATTTTGGCTTCGAATGCATTTGGCATGGATCTGTTCACGAGGTTCTCCGGGTAATAAGACAAAGTTTTACCCGGTTGACACGTTCGCTGATCACTCAACCTGGTGCTGCACtctccataccaatgattgatGAAAAATTGAAACCTTTAACTAGCGCAGATGAACTAAAACCTGGACTAGTCGCTGAATCACGTGCACGGGTTGTTGTTAGCCTAGCACGTGCTCGTCTACAACTGGGAATTGAACATCACCTAGCTGATACTGGGATTGTTAAAGTACTGATGCTGATCGACGAACTGGATAATTCCTTAACACAGTCAGCTTCGCGGTTAAGAGCTTGCTACAGTATACACTTTCCAGAGGTGTGTCGACCacattttaaaaatcaaatttGTCTGAACGATACGAATCTGGTCCAGTTGATAGCCAACTCCCCACTTCGTTCTTCTATAATTTCAAGCTTTGCTGCTGGAAGTTTCACGTATTTCGGTAGTGACAAACTTGCTTCCCTCATTGCAACTGCTGCTCAAGATTCTGTTGGAGCTGAGCTAAGTGAGGGAGACTGTGAAAACCTTCAAAAATATGCACAACGTTTATTGCAAATGAATGAGGTATGCATTGTGtcgtttttcatttatttgaataaaacagtGCAACAAAAAACTTTGAAAGTGGAGAAACAAACCCGTTTTTTGGTAACATATTTTTATTCGTGCCTGCATTTATTTGTGAGTTAAAAGCTGACAGTCACAGTCCGAACCGTAAAAATTACATTCCTGAGCACTTCATTCTATTAGGTAGTTATAAGAAAAAGTATATATTGCATTTCTGTTTTAGTAAACCACGAATACTCAGGCAGTCATAGGCCATGGCAGTAAAGTCTCAAGATGTACCTTAAGTCAACAACCTAGTATCTTTCTTCCACTTCTCAAATACAAAATTTAGTTGGTTGATGAATTGGTCACAACGAGAAACCTGGGACAAATAATTCTTAGGACAATTTACCTCGGTaagataaatatgaaaatgagAAGCGGCAATAAAAAAGATATGTACGAACTAAAGTTCAAATACAATAATTGAAATCGAAAAATGTAAAGTACGAGATAATTTCATTCCCACTactaaaatgaaaaacaaaactgttatgaccttggatgtctgacttttcgatcacacgatctatctaccaatccgaatacgacttatacgaatcttcacactaggccaaccaatgacgttcaaccggtgtgggcagtttagcgtccttattggtcctatgtcttacgagcccttccacttgagtccagaacaagataccagcttccgaatcagaacagatcgtttatttcaggcatacttggtttatatatcaatcacacagaccacaacgtaccataaaataggaaataatatttgtacacaaataagccaaaaagtggctgtgaatgtgggaggcattagttaataaactgaacataatttaagaagcgtaaatcgtacaataataaattatagatcaaaataaagcttatcataaaaggaatataaatatccatagtgtaattgttgagtagttatacaataggaatatttatagaatattagtccatgaatagtccttggaatttacctgtagtttaatcttcaccggatataacaaaaaCGCATCCTTATCGTTGAGACTAATTGAAGTTTTCATATGTAGTTTATGGTTTTCGCGAGGACTCGAACCAGTTTTTTGCCCCTTCAGTTATGACTCAGAGCTTATAGTATCATGATAGACTGATCCCATGTTTGTGGTTGGTTTTAACAATATATGTGGTTCCACTTTTCTGCTGACCATTACTGTCCCCAGTTGTTGGATTTGAATGACTTAAACTAGCAacaattttgataaaatattgtATTACAAAGTTACCTCTTTTAAGATGTTATGCATTTTTTATAAAGAATGAACTAGCAAAGCAACAAACTTCAATATTAAGTACAGAGAGTATGGTGGGTTCACCGCTTGTAATGCAATTCAATAATATTTTGTGCGTATATAAGTGAATACCTTATACAACATTAGATCTCAAACCTTGTTGTTTAGACTCATCGTCGTAATACTTGTAAAGGCATTCGATGTGGAATAGCTCTAAAGAGATTATAAGTTTTTGTTACTGCTGAAAAAAAAGTATTATTAAGCTAGAACAACTAACAGGAATGTCCTTTGAGATGCGTATTATCCAAAAAAATACAAGGCATTACTAGCTCGTAGTAAGTCCGCTAACATTTCCTTATCAAAGCCAAAGTAACATTTCgcttatttctttttgttttaggTAAAACAACGGTATGTAGATTCCTTGTCACGACGGATAAGTAGTTTGTGTCCTAATTTGCATGCTCTTCTTCACTGTACACTTCATTCAGGTGATGAGGCAGAACAAGGAAAGGTTCCCAAGACTA from Schistosoma haematobium chromosome ZW, whole genome shotgun sequence includes:
- the NOP56_4 gene encoding snoRNP complex protein nop56 (EggNog:ENOG41KOG2573~COG:A,J), translating into MGTVQHLFLFEHITGFGLFRVKEFDEITSSFKALPNAFIKPVAFVHFKSVQEAVENVQAIVSGNLSELLRQFLRRNVPTVDCVLGVSDEKLGKSILACDFGFECIWHGSVHEVLRVIRQSFTRLTRSLITQPGAALSIPMIDEKLKPLTSADELKPGLVAESRARVVVSLARARLQLGIEHHLADTGIVKVLMLIDELDNSLTQSASRLRACYSIHFPEVCRPHFKNQICLNDTNLVQLIANSPLRSSIISSFAAGSFTYFGSDKLASLIATAAQDSVGAELSEGDCENLQKYAQRLLQMNEVKQRYVDSLSRRISSLCPNLHALLHCTLHSGDEAEQGKVPKTKDNLSSCLVAARLIANAGSFNRLASMPSTRLLSLGASKGLFRKGGAIVATSTGLLSNATKMLGDPKLPTVTDNLQPATSSISAAELKAVSANRVQRDTVHRRAARLLADKSVLACRADCFRQHNPIYQQQGLASQPCVSVIEDERLKCGAYGQYLGKTVQEHLRIWAEKNGIHTDKTEEQKKAQRERRKKYRKLKRKAWFARKLSKCTENQLSDDVNKDIESMDVDSDGPTQFKIITSQLTDNGDTFNNAKKTDDSCNADLNGTCLVNSNELLNSSAEKSRFRKTRSECNK